The window tgggatggggatgggatggggatggggatgggatggggatgggatggggatggggatgggatggggatgggatggggatggggatggggatggggatggggatggggatggggatgggatggggatgggatggggatgggatggggatggggatggggatgggatgggatggggatgggatggggatggggatggggatgggatggggatgggatgggatggggatggggaggggatggggatggggatgggatggggatggggaggggatggggatggggatgggatggggatgggatgggatgggatggggatgggatggggatgggatggggatggggatgggatgggatggggatggggatggggatggggatggggatgggatggggatgggatggggaggggatgggatggggatgggatgggatggggaggggatgggatggggatggggatgggatgggatgggatgggatggggatgggatggggatgggatggggatgggatgggatggggatggggatgggatgggatggggaggggatggggatggggatggggatggggatgggatggggatgggatggggatgggatggggatggggatgggatgggatgggatggggatggggatggggatgggatgggatggggatgggatggggaggggatgggatggggatggggatggggatgggatggggacgggatggggatggggatgggatgggatggggatggggatggggatggggatggggatggggatggggatgggatgggatggggatggggatggggatggggatgggatgggatgggatgggatgggatgggatggggatgggatggggacggggatggggatggggatggggatgggatggggatgggatgggatggggatggggatggggatggggatgggatggggaggggatggggatgggatgggatgggatgggatggggacggggatggggatggggatgggatggggatgggatggggatgggatgggatggggatgggatggggatgggatgggatggggatgggatgggatggggatggggatggggaggggatggggatgggatgggatgggatggggatgggatggggatgggatgggatgggatggggatggggatggggaggggatggggatgggatgggatggggatggggatgggatgggatgggaggggatggggatgggatgggatgggatggggatgggattgggatgggatgggatggggatgggatggggatggggaggggatggggatgggatgggatggggatggggatgggatgggatgggaggggatggggatgggatgggatggggacgggatgggatgggattgggatgtTCCCATCCCAGGGGAACTGGAGGGGCCAGCGCAGGGATGGTGACACCGCTTGTCCCCCCCCAGACCAGCCCGCTGTCACCATCACGGCGGCCGTCGGCGAGgatgcctgcctgccctgcggcacccagccctggggacacctGCGTGGGGTCACCCTCACCTGCACCCAGTGGGCTGGCACCCACCAGCCCGTCCCCGTCCTCACACACCGCCTGGGCTGGCACCCACCGCCGGAGCTGGGCTGGCACCCGCCGGAGCAGCCGGAGAGCCGGTACAGGGGCAGGGTCGGGTTCtgcgccgcggggccgggggacGCCGGCGTGTCCCTGCTGCTGAGGAACCTCAGCGATCCCGATTTCGGGAATTATTCCTGCTACGTGGctggtgccgccgccgccccgcagctcctctgcagcctggTCCTGCAGCCCGCCGGGGCAGGTGAGCGGGGTCAGGTcctcggggaggggggtgacACCGTCCAGTTTGGGGCCCCCCCATTCCCTGATGTGTCCCTCACGTGGAGCAGCCCCTGTCCCCATCTGGGCGCTGCCCGGTGCCCCTTGCTCTGCCCCCCCCGGCACTTTGGGGGGTTCCCCAGCCCGGGGACAGAGGGGGTGTGGCTGGGGGGTCCGGCTcccgtccccacgtccccacgtTACTCCGCAGAGGTCCCAAAGAACGCGGAGCCGGACATGATCATGGTGGTGTGTGTCCTCACCGCCGCCTTCACCGTGGTGGCCATCGGGGTCCTGGTCTGCTGCCGCTGCGGGAAGCGGTGCTGCAGGTGCCgaggtgggtgctgcagggtgggggggcacccggTGACCCCCTGATTCGGCTGGGGATGGGTTGGGGATGGGATTTCCCACCGGCTCCTGGCTCCTTTGCAAAGCTGGAgttgggatgggatggggatgggatggggatggggatgggatgggatgggatggggatgggatggggatgggatgggatgggatggggatggggatgggatgggatggggatgggatggggatgggatggggatggggatggggatgggatgggggtgggatgggatgggatgggatgggggtggggatgggatgggatgggaatggggatgggatggggatgggatgggatgggggtggggatgggatggggatgggatgggggtgggatgggatgggatgggatgggaatggggatggggatgggatgggggtggggatggggatgggatggggatggggatgggatgggatgggaatggggatgggatggggatgggatgggggtgggatgggatgggatgggatgggggtggggatgggatgggatgggatggggatgggatgggatggggatggggatgggatgggatgggaatggggatgggatgggatggggatgggatgggatggggtttAGAGTGAGGATggggatgatgatgatgatgatgatggcaCCAAGGCAGGGGCCAGGGATGGGTGCAGCTGCATGGGACATCCGGCTGCTGGTCCCTGCCCCGTGGGGCGCAGCCAGGCTGGGGTACCCATGGGTGGCACATGGGGGTCCCGTGGCCCCAGCTCACCCTGGGCACGGTGTCCAGCCCAGGGGGCCAGAACTGcggatggaggaggaggaggaggggcgGTGGCCTTGGGTGACCTGAAGAGTCTCAGCGCCTGAGGGCACCGCAGCCCCACGGAGCCCCGCGTGTCGCCCGGTGCAGGATGCGGCCCTGGCTCTGCCGAACGCGGGGCCTGGGGCTTTGGGCATGGGCGACGCTCTGGGGACAGGGGggcgggcacgggggggggcagggcccTGGGGGTGGGCAGGCCgggtgcgggggggggcagggtggGTGCATGGCGGTTTGGTGCAGGGGGGGCTCACGGTCCCCCCACCCACTGGGGACAATCGACCCCCGTGGTGCCGCGGCCGGGGGGGCCAAACCAGGCGCCCTCAGTCCCCCAATAAAGCCCCAAATGCAGCGTGTTGGTCCGGAGCGAGGGGTggccccctccttccctgcaccCCGCGAGGGGACGGGGTCTGGGGGGGGcctggggtggggatggggtgcGGGGTCTcagggggggtttgggggtcctGCCAGGGATGGGGTGCGGGGTCTGGGGATGGGGTgcggggtgccagggggtgTGGGTTCCCGGGGGGTGTGAGGTCCCGGGGGGTgcggggtcccgggggggggtgcggggtgctgggatggggtGCAGGGTCCCCGCAGGGATGGGGTGTGGGGTCCCGGGGGGGTGCCCATCCCGTCCCGTCCCACGCcgcccccagccctgtcccaccCCGCAGCAGCGGCCGCTCCCCCCACGCTCCCACGCGGGGTTGGACTCACAAACCTCTCGCTTTAACAGTGCACCGGCACCCGCCTGTGTGCACACGTGGGCATCACACGCGCTCatgcacacgcgtgtgccccAGGCACCCCACGCCCCACGCCCACTCAGCTCCCCGTCACGGGTGGGGCCGAGGGCAGGGCCGGGCTCAGGACCCCCCCGCGGCATCTCCAGCCCCTGGGACCCCTCAGGGCTCCGACAGCCACTGCCCCTCCTGCTCATCCCACGGCCACCCGTGACGGAGAAACAGGAAGCTGCCACCACTATGGCTCAGAGCGGGGTCACCAGGAcctccctgccacctccctgctcaTATGCACgctcctgcccccagccccaccctgtccccatccccatcccatcccatccccatccccatcccatccccatcccatcccatccccatcccatccccatcccatcccatcccatccccatcccatcccatcccatcccatcccatccccatcccatcccatcccatccccatcccatcccatcccatccccatccccatcccatcccatccccatcccatccccatccccatccccatcccatcccatccccatcccatccccatccccatccccatccccatccccatcccatccccatcccatccccatcccatccccatccccatccccatccccatcccatccccatcccatccccatcccatcccatcccatcccatccccatcccatccccatcccgtcccatcccatccccatccccatcccatccccatcccatccccatccccatcccatccccatccccatccccatcccatccccatccccatccccatcccatcccatcccatccccatcccatccccatccccatccccatcccatcccatccccatcccatccccatccccatcccatccccatcccatccccatcccatccccatccccatccccatccccatcccatccccatccccatcccatccccatcccatccccatccccatccccatcccatcccatccccatccccatccccatcccatcccatccccatcccatccccacccccatccccatcccgtccccatcccatcccatccccatcccatccccatcccatccccatcccatccccatcccatccccatcccatcccatccccatccccatccccatcccatcccatcccatcccatcccatccccatcccatcccatccccatccccatccccatccccatcccatcccatccccatcccatcccatccccatcccatccccatccccatccccatcccatccccatcccatccccatccccatccccatccccatcccatcccatccccatcccatccccatccccatcccatccccatccccatcccatcccatcccatccccatcccatccccatccccatcccatcccatccccatcccatcccatccccatcccatcccatcccatccccatccccatccccatccccatcccatcccatccccatcccatcccatcccatcccatcccatccccatcccgtcccatcccatccccatccccatcccatccccatcccatccccatccccatcccatccccatccccatcccatccccatccccatcccatccccatccccatccccatccccatccccatcccatcccatccccatcccatccccatccccatcccatccccatcccatccccatccccatccccatccccatcccatccccatccccatcccatccccatcccatccccatccccatccccatcccatcccatccccatccccatccccatcccatcccatccccatcccatccccacccccatccccatcccatccccatccccatcccatcccatccccatcccatccccatcccatccccatcccatccccatcccatccccatcccatccccatcccatcccatccccatccccatccccatcccatcccatcccatcccatcccatccccatcccatcccatccccatccccatccccatccccatcccatcccatccccatcccatcccatccccatcccatccccatccccatccccatcccatccccatcccatccccatccccatccccatccccatcccatcccatccccatcccatccccatccccatcccatccccatccccatcccatcccatcccatccccatcccatccccatccccatcccatcccatccccatcccatcccatccccatcccatcccatcccatccccatccccatccccatccccatcccatcccatccccatcccatcccatccccatccccatccccatccccatccccatcccatccccatcccatccccatccccatcccatcccatcccatcccatccccatcccatccccatccccatcccatccccatcccatccccatccccatccccatcccatccccatcccatccccatccccatccccatcccatccccatcccatccccatcccatccccatcccatccccatcccatccccatccccatcccatccccatcccatccccatccccatccccatcccatccccatcccatccccatccccatccccatcccatccccatccccatccccatcccatcccatcccatccccatcccatccccatccccatccccatccccatcccatccccatcccatcccatcccatccccatccatATGGAGGATGATGTGGTTGAGGGCCACATCAACCCTGGGGACATGTCCAGGGGGACACATCCATGGGGAGAGATCCATGGGGACCCATCCGTGGGGACCTGCCCGGTGTCATCGCAGAGCCACTCTCTGCCATCGTCCCGGGATCTGGGGAGGATGGTGCCGGTGGACAGGAGACAAATGTCACCGTCACCAGGGAGGGCGAGTGGTCTGGTGGTGAGATCTCCCCGGGGGCCTGTtggggcccccccaccccctcgaTGCCGGTGGCCGTGGGGGCTCCTTACCGGTGCCCCCCCCATGGCGCGCAGGCAGGGGACGGGGACGCTGGTGGCTTTggcttccctctcctgcccgGCCGTCACGGGGCAGCTCCAGGAACACGCCTCGTGTACGGGCAGAGGTGGGGGGATGCGGGGAGCTGGTGGGTGGATGTATAGATCATCCGGTGGGGGCACGTATGGAGCTGGTGGGTGGGGTATAGGTCTGGTGGGTGGTCGGGTGGAGATCTGATGGGTGAACACGTAGATCTGATGGGTGGATCTAGAGGTCTGATGGGTGGATGTACAGATCTGGTGGGTGGATGTACAGATCTGGTGGGTGGATGTACAGATCTGGTGGGTGGATGTACAGATCCGATGGGTGGATGTACAGATCTGGTGGGTGGATGTACAGATCTGGTGGGTGGATGTAGAGGTCTGATGGGTGGATGTACAGATCCGATGGGTGGATGTACAGATCCGATGGGTGGATGTACAGATCTGGTGGGTGGATGTACAGATCCGATGGGTGGATGTACAGATCGGGTGGGTGGATGTACAGATCCGATGGGTGGATGTACAGATCCGATGGGTGGATGTACAGATCCGATGGGTGGATGTACAGATCTGGTGGGTGGATGTACAGATCCGATGGGTGGATGTACAGATCCGATGGGCGGACACTTGGCTCTACGGACGGATGTGTAGATGTGCTGGCTGGACACAGATCTCACACCTGGATGTATAAGTCTGATGGGTGCACACGTAGAGCTGGTGGGTGGATGTAAAACTGGTTGGTAGACCCGTAGATGTGATGGGCGGATGTACAGAGCTGATGGGTGGACGTATAGATCTGATGGGTGAACACGTAGATCCGATGGGTGGATGTATAGATCTGATGGGTGAACACGTAGATCCGATGGGCGGACGTATAGATCCGACGGGTGAACATATAGATCCGATGGGTGAACACGTAGATCCGATGGGCGGACGTATAGATCTGATGGGCGAACACGTAGATCCGATGGGCGGACGTATAGATCCGACGGGTGAACATATAGATCTGCTGGGTGAACATATAGATCCGACGGGTGAACACGTAGATCCGATGGGTGGACGTATAGATCCGACGGGTGAACACGTAGATCTGATGGGCGGACGTACAGGTCTGACAGACGGATGTGTAGAGCCGACGGGAGGACGGTGCATCCATGGACCAGCACGGGCACCTTCTTCTTCGTCGCCGGGGCAGAGGCACTTCTGCGGGGACCAGGGAGCTCGGGGTTCCCCGGACACCCCCGCGCATCACCCGTGGCGTTTTCGGGGCCCCGGGGGCTTCTTCCGGCAGCGCCCAAAGCAGCAAACGCCTCCCCGGGGCCAGGGGGGTGGTGGCTCCTCAGTGACCCCGAAAGCaagaaggggattttttttttttttttaaattttattttattttaaattttttgtttcttttttgtttcgGTTCCTCTGCCCGAAGCTCTCGGCTGCCTCTGGGAAGGGTCGTGCCAGCGCCGGCAACCGCTCGCCGTGGCTTTCCAGCCTTGGTGAGCCCTGGCATGATCGATAATTAATAATAactataataataaatataattggAGGCTTGGGTGCCAATGGGGAAGGGACCCGCTGCTTCTTCCCGTCCCGCGATGAGCCTGTAATTAACGCAAATGAAGGGAGAAAACGGAGCGTggaggggatggaggaaggatcccccctcctcctcccagccggctttgggggggggtcccgctggacgcccccccccccccaaaaaaaaggcaaatatggAGAAATTCAccaaaatgtcacattttttcGACGCCGATTTTAGCAACCGAG of the Grus americana isolate bGruAme1 chromosome 1, bGruAme1.mat, whole genome shotgun sequence genome contains:
- the LOC129197182 gene encoding uncharacterized protein LOC129197182 is translated as MVLVPIAALWALAPLLARADQPAVTITAAVGEDACLPCGTQPWGHLRGVTLTCTQWAGTHQPVPVLTHRLGWHPPPELGWHPPEQPESRYRGRVGFCAAGPGDAGVSLLLRNLSDPDFGNYSCYVAGAAAAPQLLCSLVLQPAGAEVPKNAEPDMIMVVCVLTAAFTVVAIGVLVCCRCGKRCCRCRAQGARTADGGGGGGAVALGDLKSLSA